From the Salmo salar unplaced genomic scaffold, Ssal_v3.1, whole genome shotgun sequence genome, the window caatacaccctattccctatgtagtgcaccatagggATATGGTTAAAACTAGTGTACTCTATAGGAGGCCCAGGTCAAAATGAGTTtactatgtaggggatagggtacCAGATACACAGTAcagtctgatcctagatcagtctCTGTGTTATGGTAGAACAGGTGAGGTGTTTAATTTGTTTAGTGTAGCTGTTCCTGGATCAGATGAAGAACGCTAATGCCAACAATGCTATTATTTAGCGTAATTGACCAGAAAAAGTAAAAATGTGTGTAAACTCTCCTGTAGCTGGAACATGACAGCTGGACCGGCCGTCTGGAGGCTCTGACTGAAGACGTGAAGGAGAGAATCTACAACGTCCTGCTGTTTGTGGACGGGGGCTGGATGGTCGACGTCCgagaggtctgtctgtatctgACTATTAATGGTAGTAACTGACAGTTGGTGGTATGAGGGCGCTAGGTTAGCATTTGAGCCTGTATTAGCTCTCTGTCTCCAGTACCACTGTTCTTTCTAGGTACAAGTTACTTCTACCACTGTCCTATTCCAGGATACGGAGGAGGACCCAGAGAGAGGTCACCAGATGGTGCTGCTCCGTAGACTCTGTCTGCCCATGATGTCCTTCCTGTTGCAGACAGTACTGCAGAGAACACAACGTCACCAGGAGAGTCTCAGACTGGCTGATGTCATCGCCTCAGACCAACACCGTCTCTACGAGGTCTGGAGTTTAGAAATGATATTTCCATGGTCTGGAGTTTAGAAATGATATTTCCATGGTCTGGAGTTTAGAAATGATATTTCCATGGTCTGTACTGGAGTCTGACCTGGGCTGAGggcatcctcttctctctcctgtccttcgTCTGCTACGATCTGCGACTACTCTGCTCTGAGGTGCTTCTCAAGTCTATTGTGGCTTTAAGGAAACACTATTGACTTTCACCTAATAGTCTAGTgtggcttcctctcctccttcatctgGCACGTGTCCAGTTCTTTCACATCAGTACTGATGAAGGCAATGAGACGAGGAGAGGAGCCCACTTTAGACTATTGGAATGCACCACCAGTCAAGCTGGATCTCTGGGTAGACGGAGGTTGAGTGTGAGCCTGGCCTAACgacttcaatcaaatgtatttataaagcccttcttacatcagctgatgtcacaaagtgctgtacagaaacccagcctaaaaccccaaacagaaagtaatgcaggtgtagaagcacttcAACATTAGAGCTCAACACACTATCTTACagcatctctctccctgtcactgtGTTGctttctcctctttcactctTCTACTTTCCCATCCTCTTCTTTTTGCTAACTAtgttctctctctcggtctctcgctctctttcaggTGTTCTCCAAGGATGAGCTGAGGAAGTTCCTTCAGAAGATGAGGGAGTCGTCTCTTCTCTTATTGGATAAGGGTCTGGACCCGCTGGGGTACGAGATCCAACCATAAATACACCCCAACcggacatttcttttttatcaTCTAGTTTTTTTTGTTGCCAAATTTAAGAAATGGAGTGAATGATTTTCTGCATTTTgtatacaataaaagtgacttgaCTGAAATATTGTTTGTCTTTGGGCCTTGCACAGGCAGGATGCAAATATGTATCTGACTCTAGAAGAGTATAAGGAAGGTTTGAGACAGCTTGTATAGGTGGAGAAGAGATGGTGTCCATGGGTAGGCGCTGTAGGACTCTGACGTGCTGCTTCTCTCTGCAGAACACGGAAGTAAAGGTCGCATCATCTGACGTCACTACTCCCGTTAAGTTGCAACCAGGCTCCTTTTTCTGGACGAGCCACATGCGATGGTATGAAAAGTATGAAAGCGTTGTACAACTGTACATGCAGGACCGGAACACTATAGAATGTAATGCCACTGTATAGGACCTGTAAATGTTTACGGAAGGGGATGTTTGCCCGGTCAGTCGGTAGTGTCGAAGCCTGGAGAGACCCCCGCAACTTTCCCTGATGTGTGGCAGAGGGTAGACATTTTTGCTGGtttacattagctagctagcttcatgcTATACAGTACTACTGAAACCTGTATGTAGATTTTACAGGATAGTTATCAAGGCGACCATGGCTAACCGAATGTCAGACCTTTTCTCGAACAGCCGCCTCGTCATTGGATTATTGGCCAATTTGCTATCATCGATATGCATCGTTTTCATCAACAAATGGATCTATGTTCACTATGGCTTCCCAAACATGACTCTAACTCTGATCCATTTCGTTGTGACATGGCTTGGACTATGGGTATGCCAGAAGATGGACATATTTGCGCCAAAGAGTCTCCAACCCACCAAAATGATCTGGCTCGCTCTAAGCTTCTGTGGCTTCGTGGCTTTCACCAATCTGTCTTTACAAAACAACACCATCGGTACTTACCAGCTGGCCAAAGTGATGACAACTCCTGTGATCATTGTCATACAGACAATGTACTACAAGAAGACATTCTCCACCAAGATCAAGTTGACTTTGGTAGGTAGGAGGTAGGGGGGTTTGCAATGTACAAATGCTGCTGCCTGCTACAAAGTATCTAGCATTCCATACAGAATGGCAGATTGGCATTGAGATTAtacctttttatttttaatataaaaTACTTTTCTAATTGTACAAACATACCGAAGTTGAATTATACACAACCAAGCACACAAGTTTTAAGAAAAACTAACTTTTTCAGAGGTCTTATATACATTAAATGATGCATATCATGTATGTTTCAAATGTAGTAGTGAGTTTCAGAATTTCAATAATACAATTCAATTATTGACCAGGAAATTGAATTCATTATCATCTTGGAATAAACCAAATTTGACGTCATTATATGTGAAATTGGCAATATTAATAttcttttaaaataataaatataacTCCACCCAGAAAGTGGTAATATAATCACAGCTAAATTAAAATATGTTTCGTAGTTCCAATGTCATTCCCACAAAACTGTACAGTGATTACGCTCTACATTGAATCATGATGATtcatgtactggaggcagctttgcagagtggtcactagctggcaaagtcataaaatctctctgtccagtatgaaggacgtTGGAGGTACTTTCACAAGCAGATATCCATATACTTCTAGTCATTAcacctactagcatgctagcagatatccatagacttctagtcattacacctactagcatgctagcagatatccatagacttctagtcattacccctactagcatgctagcagatatccatagacttctagtcattacacctactagcatgctagcagatatccatagacttctagtcattacacctactagcatgctagcagatatccATATACTTCTAGTCATTAcacctactagcatgctagcagatatccatagacttctagtcattACACCTACTagcatgtgtaacagtgtaggttccgtccctctcttcgccccaacccgggctcgaaccagggacccttgcacacatcaacaactgacaccccacgaagtatcgttacccatcgcgccacaaagccgcggcccttgcaacgcaaggggcaaccctacttcaagtctcagagcgagtgacgtcaccgattgaaacgctattagcgcgcaccaccgctaactaactagccatttcacatcggttacacatgctAGCAGATATccatagacttctagtcattACACCTGCTAGCAGATATccatagacttctagtcattACACCTGCTAGCAGATATccatagacttctagtcattacacgtactagcatgctagcagatatccatagacttctagtcattACGCTAATgctaggcaggtcctcaccagacatcaccggcaacaacgtcgcctatgggcacaaaaaaCATTCATTGCTACAGAATGTAGTAATTTTATGTCAAACGCATATCAAATGAGATATTGTTTTACTACAATGTAAAAACGATTTAAACTGAGCCATGTTGCTTTAAAAAGCTGACTCTtccaaatgaaaaatggatcactTTGGAACCCACCGTCGCTGGGTTCATACAAACCCACCTCTTCACTGAcgaagtcgtggttttgtctcaccaggggtgatggtcggattcgcatttatcgtcaaaggaatgagcgttacaccgaggcctgtactctggagcgggatcgatttggaggtggagggtccgtcatggtctggggcggtgtgttacagcatcatcggactaagcttcttgtcattgcaggcaatctcaacgctgtgcgttacaaggaagacttcctcctccctcgtggtacccttcctgcaggctcatcttgacatgaccctccagcatgacaatgtcaccagccatactgctcgttctgtgcgtgatttcctgcaagacaggaatgtcagtgttctgccatggccagcgaagagcccggatctcaatcccaatgagcacgtttgggacctgttggatcggagggtgagggctagggccattccctccagaaatgtccaggaacttgcaggtgtcttggtggaagagtggggtaacatctcacagcaagaactggca encodes:
- the LOC106576641 gene encoding solute carrier family 35 member E3, producing the protein MANRMSDLFSNSRLVIGLLANLLSSICIVFINKWIYVHYGFPNMTLTLIHFVVTWLGLWVCQKMDIFAPKSLQPTKMIWLALSFCGFVAFTNLSLQNNTIGTYQLAKVMTTPVIIVIQTMYYKKTFSTKIKLTLVPITLGVILNSYYDVRFNLLGMVFATLGVFVTSLYQ